The following coding sequences lie in one Pseudomonas sp. SL4(2022) genomic window:
- a CDS encoding DUF418 domain-containing protein yields MEQSNRLLNIDALRGFALLGILAVNIWAFADPYYTTTQSNPVYVSGVDQAVRFSISLFFETKFYLLFSFLFGYSFTLQMASAERAERAFFPRMLRRQSGLLAIGLAHGACLYYGEILSIYALLGLILLACRGFPPGRAAKIGVVLVVTMGVLWILLGIAAMTQAAVMDADLTSANAKRAAFTGDAMATLNYHATHLLETIATLFMLQGPSAMAMFFFGLAAGRIRFFENPALYNMHTQRIFLVALPIGIVGALTYALATTYAPGGAYEIIAFGLGQLTAPLLTASYVVAAVMLFRTKPGQRIEQALAPMGKMALTNYLGQSLLLGILFTGYGFGLIDRLSPLIVLVIVPFVFAIQLLFSRWWLKHHLYGPGEWVLRAITIAAIPAWRRN; encoded by the coding sequence TTGGAACAATCAAACCGCCTTCTTAATATCGACGCGTTGCGGGGATTCGCCCTACTCGGAATTCTTGCGGTGAACATATGGGCTTTCGCCGACCCCTACTACACCACAACACAGTCCAATCCCGTTTATGTATCAGGGGTTGATCAAGCGGTTCGTTTTTCCATCTCGCTGTTTTTTGAAACCAAATTCTACTTATTATTTTCCTTTCTATTTGGCTACAGCTTTACCCTACAAATGGCATCAGCCGAACGGGCTGAACGCGCATTCTTCCCACGAATGCTGCGGCGCCAGAGCGGACTGCTCGCAATCGGTCTAGCGCACGGAGCCTGCCTCTACTACGGCGAGATACTCTCTATCTACGCACTATTAGGGTTGATACTTTTAGCCTGTCGGGGTTTCCCACCTGGTCGTGCGGCGAAGATCGGCGTCGTGTTAGTCGTGACCATGGGCGTGCTATGGATACTGCTCGGGATCGCTGCAATGACTCAGGCCGCAGTGATGGACGCAGACCTCACCAGTGCCAACGCGAAACGGGCTGCATTCACTGGTGACGCGATGGCGACGCTTAACTACCACGCAACTCACTTGCTGGAGACGATTGCGACCCTGTTTATGCTGCAGGGTCCAAGTGCAATGGCCATGTTTTTCTTTGGCCTCGCGGCAGGCCGTATCCGTTTTTTCGAGAATCCGGCTCTATACAACATGCACACACAGCGGATCTTTCTGGTTGCTTTGCCAATTGGAATCGTCGGAGCACTCACTTACGCGCTGGCAACAACCTACGCTCCCGGCGGTGCCTATGAAATCATCGCCTTCGGGCTCGGTCAGTTGACGGCACCTTTACTCACAGCGTCCTACGTAGTGGCAGCAGTCATGCTGTTCCGGACAAAGCCAGGGCAGCGTATTGAGCAAGCACTTGCCCCCATGGGGAAAATGGCGCTAACGAACTATCTTGGGCAATCCCTACTCCTTGGCATCCTGTTTACCGGATACGGGTTTGGACTGATTGATCGACTCTCGCCGTTAATCGTTCTTGTGATTGTGCCTTTTGTTTTCGCCATTCAGTTGCTATTCAGCCGCTGGTGGTTGAAACATCATTTATATGGGCCAGGAGAATGGGTGCTGCGCGCAATAACCATTGCGGCGATTCCTGCTTGGCGACGCAATTGA
- a CDS encoding endonuclease/exonuclease/phosphatase family protein — translation MATTRTPDKPKPNRSAFRARRVNTLALLCLLGLLLPWLSNLLAGSAGALAWLIDLVSHWQWLFLLGLVVFAGLACCRDKRWAVLLLALPLPWLTASAPAPAGDPQAQVFAVASANVHLDSRNTQALAAWLAQEEPDVVVLLEVSPAYAQGLHALGDYPYQHIVAQDNPFGIAVLSRHPLQQVEVIEDAQGIAHIEAQLQWHGQPIGIIALHPMPPLSPQYHSVRNTKLAALAKQAAARAVPTVLAGDLNATPWSSAFSGLAQLGLRRASGLAATWPAVLQGVVGLPIDQVLVTQHWAVVSRQVGPQLGSDHLPVLVRLVQTLEK, via the coding sequence ATGGCCACAACGCGCACACCCGATAAGCCCAAGCCAAACCGCAGCGCCTTCAGGGCCAGACGCGTTAATACGCTGGCGCTGCTTTGCCTGCTCGGCCTGCTACTGCCGTGGCTCTCGAATCTTCTCGCGGGGTCCGCAGGTGCGCTGGCCTGGTTGATCGACCTGGTCAGCCATTGGCAGTGGCTGTTCTTGCTCGGGTTAGTGGTGTTTGCCGGACTGGCCTGTTGCCGTGATAAGCGCTGGGCCGTGTTGTTGTTGGCGCTGCCGCTGCCCTGGCTGACGGCATCCGCACCAGCACCGGCTGGCGATCCGCAGGCCCAGGTATTTGCCGTGGCCAGTGCCAATGTTCATCTAGATAGCCGCAACACTCAGGCATTGGCCGCCTGGCTGGCCCAGGAAGAGCCGGATGTGGTGGTGTTGTTGGAGGTTTCCCCGGCCTATGCGCAAGGCTTGCACGCCCTCGGCGATTACCCCTATCAACACATCGTTGCCCAGGACAACCCCTTTGGTATCGCCGTACTGTCGCGCCATCCGCTGCAGCAGGTAGAGGTGATCGAAGATGCGCAGGGCATTGCCCATATCGAGGCGCAGCTGCAGTGGCACGGCCAGCCGATCGGGATTATCGCTCTGCACCCCATGCCGCCGCTTTCGCCGCAGTATCACAGCGTGCGTAACACCAAGTTGGCAGCCCTGGCCAAGCAAGCTGCAGCCCGCGCCGTACCGACGGTATTAGCTGGCGACCTGAATGCCACGCCTTGGTCGTCGGCCTTCAGCGGGCTGGCGCAATTGGGTTTGCGCCGCGCCAGCGGTTTGGCCGCGACCTGGCCGGCCGTTTTGCAGGGCGTGGTCGGGTTGCCTATCGACCAGGTGCTGGTCACGCAACATTGGGCGGTCGTGTCGCGCCAAGTAGGCCCACAGTTGGGCTCGGATCATTTGCCGGTGCTGGTTCGCCTGGTGCAGACGCTAGAGAAATAA
- a CDS encoding NIPSNAP family protein: MITCHIRYVLDPRKLKEFEHYGKLWIALVAKFGGTHHGYFLPSEGANTIGLAMFSFPSLAAYEQYRLKSFADAECLAAFNYAEETQCIISYERTFFRPVFDA, from the coding sequence ATGATCACCTGTCATATCCGCTATGTGCTCGACCCGCGCAAACTCAAGGAATTCGAGCATTACGGCAAGCTGTGGATTGCCCTGGTGGCGAAGTTTGGCGGTACGCATCACGGTTACTTTCTGCCCTCCGAAGGTGCCAACACTATCGGCCTGGCGATGTTCAGCTTCCCCAGCCTGGCGGCGTACGAGCAATACCGGCTCAAGTCCTTTGCCGACGCCGAGTGCCTGGCGGCCTTTAACTATGCGGAAGAGACCCAGTGCATCATCAGCTACGAGCGCACCTTTTTCCGCCCGGTTTTTGATGCCTGA
- a CDS encoding DinB family protein — MSQLAHFQLLARYNAWMNDKLYAAAGKLSPQALSEDRGAFFPSILGTLNHIAVGDIIWLKRFAEHPACAELRKAMDDLQQPVALDQLLFDTLASLQTLRSRLDGHISDWVAALTEPDLEHGLAYGNMKGVPAHRPYASLMLHFFNHQTHHRGQASTLLFQAGQDIGMTDLLALIADVAPR, encoded by the coding sequence ATGTCTCAACTAGCCCATTTCCAGTTACTGGCCCGCTATAACGCATGGATGAATGACAAGCTCTACGCCGCTGCCGGCAAGCTGTCGCCGCAGGCGCTGAGTGAGGATCGCGGGGCGTTTTTCCCGTCCATCCTCGGCACGCTGAACCATATTGCGGTGGGCGATATCATCTGGCTCAAGCGCTTTGCCGAGCACCCGGCGTGTGCTGAGTTGCGCAAGGCAATGGACGATCTGCAACAGCCCGTCGCGCTAGATCAGCTGTTGTTCGACACGCTCGCCTCGTTGCAGACATTGCGCAGCCGACTGGATGGGCATATCAGCGACTGGGTAGCGGCGCTGACCGAGCCGGACCTGGAGCATGGGCTGGCCTACGGCAATATGAAGGGCGTGCCCGCGCATCGCCCTTACGCCAGCCTGATGCTGCACTTCTTCAATCACCAGACTCATCATCGCGGCCAGGCCAGCACCTTACTGTTCCAGGCCGGGCAGGATATCGGCATGACCGATTTACTGGCGCTGATTGCCGACGTGGCGCCGCGCTAA
- a CDS encoding L-2-amino-thiazoline-4-carboxylic acid hydrolase, which translates to MKPLALLLPRIVFHRAAQTQPGACLPAATASAVWARTLEIQGEMQRSRAGHSPGVNLLRYMQWDCALYRALQEQGIGQQQAGEWIEQINWQIFAPASALALKVSRLRSRRLPARIKWLLDTLFSLVFTRPFRRTNLPAAAGVAFDVQVCPLASYLREQGAPELTHFAACSLDYRMAKDWGVSLQRTQTLAGGAAHCDFRFSVPRE; encoded by the coding sequence ATGAAGCCACTCGCCCTGCTGCTCCCGCGCATCGTCTTTCACCGGGCGGCGCAGACGCAGCCAGGTGCTTGTTTGCCTGCGGCCACGGCGTCAGCGGTGTGGGCCAGAACCCTGGAAATACAGGGAGAAATGCAACGCTCGCGGGCAGGCCATTCGCCTGGAGTGAATCTGCTGCGTTATATGCAGTGGGATTGCGCGCTGTACCGCGCTCTGCAGGAGCAAGGCATTGGCCAGCAGCAGGCCGGCGAGTGGATTGAGCAGATCAACTGGCAGATCTTCGCCCCGGCCAGCGCCCTGGCGCTCAAGGTGTCGCGCCTGCGCAGCCGCCGCTTGCCGGCACGCATCAAGTGGCTGCTCGATACGCTATTCAGCCTGGTGTTTACCCGCCCTTTCCGCCGCACAAACCTGCCCGCCGCCGCTGGCGTGGCCTTTGATGTGCAGGTGTGTCCGCTGGCCAGTTACCTGCGTGAGCAGGGTGCGCCGGAGCTGACCCACTTTGCCGCGTGCAGTCTGGATTACCGCATGGCCAAGGATTGGGGCGTAAGCCTGCAACGCACGCAGACCCTCGCCGGCGGTGCCGCACACTGCGATTTCCGTTTTAGCGTGCCACGTGAGTAA
- a CDS encoding DNA-binding domain-containing protein, with protein sequence MTPIAMEEFSQAIHNADAVPLHLGECGEGAFAQRFAIYRNNVRASRTEALRQGFPVLARLLGPDYFTALAAVFIQQHPPRSAALHEYGAELAGFIARFQPLSELNYLTDIARLEWARLCAFHAPDTPVLSIAEMDLVILTDRIGQPLRWHPSVTLLRSDHPLYLLWTSQQGGTPAPTAQNWPEENVLVWRHGLLLRTEPLDAVSCELLQMATQPNRLPAALVEHPEWLSRLIQLLHWQVFLSE encoded by the coding sequence ATGACTCCCATTGCAATGGAAGAATTTTCCCAGGCAATACATAACGCCGATGCCGTGCCACTGCATTTGGGCGAGTGTGGTGAAGGTGCATTTGCCCAGCGTTTTGCCATTTACCGCAACAACGTCAGAGCTTCGCGCACTGAGGCACTGCGTCAGGGATTTCCAGTGTTGGCGCGGTTACTGGGACCGGACTATTTCACCGCACTGGCGGCGGTGTTTATCCAACAGCATCCGCCACGCTCGGCCGCGCTGCATGAGTATGGTGCCGAGCTGGCGGGCTTTATCGCCCGATTCCAGCCGCTGAGCGAGCTGAACTATCTGACCGACATCGCCCGTCTGGAATGGGCCCGACTGTGTGCCTTCCATGCGCCAGATACGCCTGTGCTAAGTATTGCGGAGATGGACTTGGTGATCCTAACCGACAGAATCGGGCAGCCCCTGCGCTGGCATCCCTCGGTGACACTGCTGCGCTCGGATCATCCGCTGTACCTTTTGTGGACCAGTCAGCAAGGGGGCACACCAGCACCTACCGCCCAGAACTGGCCGGAGGAAAATGTACTGGTCTGGCGACATGGGTTACTGCTGCGCACCGAGCCGCTCGATGCGGTTAGCTGTGAGCTGCTGCAGATGGCTACCCAGCCAAACCGTTTGCCAGCAGCACTGGTCGAACATCCGGAGTGGCTTAGCCGGCTGATACAGCTGTTGCACTGGCAGGTGTTCTTGTCCGAATGA
- a CDS encoding DUF692 domain-containing protein, whose product MSSLALRGGAGVAFKPVHFDALLANPGRVDFIEVHAENYFGEGGLLHAQLAELRRHLPLSVHGVGLSLGGVDPLDAEHLQRLCWLCERYEPQLVSEHLAWSGHAGQYLGDLLPLAYNAATLQRVSARIQQVQEALGRTILIENPAVYLRLEESDMSEVEFLRQLCRDTDCGLLLDLNNLLVSCHNCGGSPDTYLKALPAERVGELHLAGHTRMPIGDSTLLIDDHASAVADDTWVLYVQWLLLAGPRPSLIEWDRELPAWNTLAAEVDCARSLQQSPYMPPCASRETPA is encoded by the coding sequence ATGAGCAGTCTCGCGCTCCGTGGCGGTGCTGGTGTGGCGTTCAAGCCGGTGCATTTCGATGCCCTGCTGGCCAACCCGGGGCGCGTCGACTTTATCGAGGTGCATGCGGAAAACTATTTCGGCGAGGGCGGCCTGCTGCATGCCCAGCTCGCCGAGTTGCGCCGGCATCTGCCGCTGTCGGTGCATGGCGTGGGTCTCTCGCTGGGCGGTGTTGACCCGCTGGATGCTGAGCATCTACAACGCCTGTGCTGGCTGTGCGAGCGTTACGAACCGCAGCTGGTGTCCGAGCACCTGGCCTGGTCCGGGCATGCCGGCCAGTACCTGGGCGATCTGCTGCCGCTGGCCTACAACGCCGCCACGCTGCAGCGGGTGAGCGCGCGGATACAGCAGGTGCAGGAGGCGCTGGGGCGCACGATCCTGATTGAGAATCCGGCCGTTTACCTGCGTCTGGAAGAGTCCGACATGAGCGAAGTGGAGTTTCTCCGCCAGCTTTGCCGGGATACCGACTGCGGCCTGCTGCTGGATCTGAATAACCTGCTGGTCAGCTGCCACAACTGCGGCGGCAGTCCGGACACCTACCTCAAAGCCTTGCCGGCTGAACGGGTAGGGGAGCTGCACCTGGCTGGTCACACTCGCATGCCGATTGGCGATAGCACACTGCTGATCGACGATCACGCCAGTGCGGTGGCCGACGACACCTGGGTCTTGTATGTGCAGTGGCTGCTGCTGGCCGGTCCGCGCCCCAGCCTGATCGAGTGGGACCGCGAACTGCCTGCCTGGAATACTCTGGCTGCCGAAGTCGATTGCGCCAGATCGCTGCAGCAAAGCCCCTATATGCCGCCCTGTGCCTCCCGGGAGACACCCGCATGA
- a CDS encoding DUF2282 domain-containing protein, translated as MQTLNTCLALSLASALLAATQSASAADAPVNAGKEKCYGISLAGQNDCAAGPGTSCAGTSKIDYQGNAWKLVPAGTCVEIETPFGKGSLEPVQRP; from the coding sequence ATGCAAACGCTCAACACCTGTCTGGCCCTGTCACTGGCCAGTGCCTTGCTCGCCGCCACCCAGTCGGCCAGCGCAGCCGATGCCCCGGTCAATGCCGGCAAGGAAAAATGCTACGGCATCTCGCTGGCCGGGCAGAACGACTGCGCCGCCGGCCCCGGCACCTCCTGCGCGGGCACCTCGAAGATCGACTATCAGGGCAACGCCTGGAAGTTGGTTCCGGCAGGCACCTGCGTAGAGATCGAAACCCCGTTCGGCAAAGGTTCGCTCGAGCCCGTGCAGAGGCCCTGA
- a CDS encoding glutathione S-transferase family protein: protein MIELYSANTPNGLKVPIALEELGVDYRLIKVNLSQGEQKRPAFLALNPNGRIPVLVDLDGPGAQPLNLAESGAILLYLAQKHGALLPQDPREFQRAMEYLFLQVASVGPMFGQAGWFLRSAPEPVPLAIERYRNESLRLTALLDERLAEVPWLAGSSYSIADIMHFGWLRIADYAGVDLNQFPHVRAWVDRISARPAVQRALARLQN, encoded by the coding sequence ATGATTGAACTCTACAGCGCCAATACTCCCAACGGTCTCAAGGTGCCGATCGCCCTGGAAGAGCTGGGTGTCGACTATCGCCTGATCAAGGTCAATCTCAGCCAGGGCGAGCAGAAGCGCCCGGCATTTCTGGCACTCAATCCCAATGGGCGGATTCCTGTGCTGGTCGACCTCGACGGTCCCGGCGCTCAGCCGCTCAACCTGGCCGAATCCGGCGCCATCCTGCTGTACCTGGCGCAGAAGCACGGCGCGCTGTTGCCGCAGGACCCGCGTGAGTTCCAACGCGCCATGGAATACCTGTTCCTGCAGGTGGCCAGTGTCGGGCCGATGTTCGGCCAAGCCGGCTGGTTCCTGCGCTCGGCACCCGAGCCGGTACCGCTGGCCATCGAGCGTTACCGCAACGAGTCGCTGCGCCTGACTGCGCTGCTGGACGAGCGTCTGGCCGAGGTGCCCTGGCTCGCCGGCAGCAGCTACTCGATCGCCGACATCATGCACTTCGGCTGGCTGCGCATTGCCGACTATGCCGGCGTCGACCTGAACCAATTCCCCCATGTCCGTGCCTGGGTCGACCGAATCAGTGCCCGGCCCGCCGTGCAGCGGGCGCTAGCCCGTCTACAGAACTGA
- a CDS encoding DoxX family membrane protein — protein MTVQTVSARWQALGRDALLLLARITPGAVFWQSGRTKVEDWQLKESTLYLFQEEYRLPLIDPALAAGLAAFAEHLLPILLLLGLGTRLAAAGLLGMTLVIQLLVYPDAWATHGTWAVALLLLIGHGGGRLSLDHGLQRPWRRRHGNSQNPCAGHADPEQCLRAPQ, from the coding sequence ATGACTGTCCAAACCGTATCCGCACGTTGGCAGGCGCTAGGCCGTGATGCCCTGTTGCTGCTGGCCCGCATTACCCCAGGGGCGGTGTTCTGGCAATCCGGCCGGACCAAGGTCGAGGATTGGCAGCTTAAGGAGTCGACGCTCTATCTGTTCCAGGAGGAATACCGCCTGCCGCTGATCGATCCGGCGCTGGCCGCCGGGCTCGCTGCCTTTGCCGAACATCTGTTGCCGATCCTGTTGCTGCTCGGGCTGGGCACCCGCCTGGCGGCTGCCGGCCTGCTGGGCATGACGCTGGTTATTCAGCTCTTGGTCTACCCCGATGCCTGGGCGACCCACGGCACCTGGGCGGTGGCCTTGCTGCTGCTGATCGGGCACGGCGGCGGTCGTCTGAGCCTCGACCATGGGCTGCAACGTCCGTGGCGACGTCGCCACGGCAACAGCCAGAACCCTTGCGCGGGTCATGCCGACCCGGAGCAATGCCTGAGGGCACCGCAATGA
- a CDS encoding YHS domain-containing (seleno)protein encodes MNLKNSFIATSLSVALAAGGAALLTATSSFAYDEASTSSINVEAGQVILKGYDPVSYFQGKPAMGDKRFAVKHEGATYYFASAENMKTFQSDAAHYVPQYGGFCAMGAALGKKLDVDPSQYKVVDGKLYLNVNADVFKKWSEDVPGNIAKADANWPSIKDKAPSSL; translated from the coding sequence ATGAACCTGAAGAACTCCTTTATTGCCACCTCCCTGTCTGTTGCGCTGGCCGCTGGCGGAGCCGCGCTGTTGACCGCCACCAGCAGCTTCGCCTACGACGAGGCCTCTACGTCCTCGATCAACGTAGAAGCCGGCCAGGTGATCCTCAAGGGTTACGACCCGGTGTCCTATTTCCAGGGTAAGCCGGCCATGGGCGACAAGCGTTTCGCCGTGAAGCATGAAGGTGCCACCTACTACTTCGCTTCGGCCGAGAACATGAAGACCTTCCAGAGCGACGCCGCGCACTACGTGCCGCAGTACGGCGGTTTCTGTGCCATGGGCGCGGCGCTGGGCAAGAAGCTCGACGTCGACCCGAGCCAGTACAAGGTGGTCGACGGCAAGCTGTACCTGAACGTCAATGCGGACGTGTTCAAAAAGTGGTCCGAGGACGTGCCGGGCAACATCGCCAAGGCCGACGCCAACTGGCCGTCCATCAAGGACAAGGCCCCGAGCAGCCTGTAA
- a CDS encoding LysR family transcriptional regulator yields MDRFQEMQVFLAVAEEQGFAAAARRLNMSPPSVTRAVAALEERIGTLLLNRTTRSVNITEAGQRYAEDCRRILAELEEAEESAAGSHAMPRGQLTLTAPVLFGELFVTPLLVDFLEQHPALQIRAMLVDRVVSMVDEGIDVAVRIGNLPDSGLNAVRVGEVRRVICASPAFLDAHGRPTHPEQLQQLQVVASASSPLLSDWQFEDNGSPLSVRLQPRLVVTANQAAINAAVLGWGLTRVLSYQVASKVASGELEIVLQDFEQQPLPVHVVYQGGRKVAAKVRAFVDFCEQRLSQDPALNPNRQN; encoded by the coding sequence ATGGATCGTTTTCAGGAAATGCAGGTGTTTCTGGCAGTTGCCGAGGAACAGGGGTTTGCTGCGGCGGCCCGCCGTCTGAACATGTCGCCGCCCAGCGTGACCCGCGCCGTGGCCGCACTGGAAGAACGCATCGGCACCCTGCTACTGAACCGCACCACCCGCAGCGTGAACATCACCGAGGCCGGCCAGCGCTATGCCGAGGACTGCCGACGCATACTCGCCGAACTGGAAGAGGCCGAAGAATCCGCCGCCGGCAGCCACGCCATGCCCCGGGGCCAACTGACGCTCACGGCGCCCGTGCTGTTTGGCGAGCTGTTTGTCACCCCGTTGCTGGTCGACTTCCTGGAACAGCATCCGGCCTTACAGATTCGTGCGATGCTGGTAGACCGGGTGGTGAGCATGGTCGATGAAGGTATCGATGTGGCCGTGCGCATCGGCAACCTGCCGGACAGCGGCCTGAATGCCGTGCGCGTCGGTGAAGTGCGCCGGGTGATCTGCGCCTCTCCGGCGTTTCTCGATGCCCATGGCCGGCCGACTCATCCTGAACAATTGCAGCAGTTGCAGGTGGTGGCCTCGGCCAGCAGCCCGCTGCTCAGCGATTGGCAGTTCGAGGACAACGGCAGCCCGCTCAGCGTGCGCCTGCAACCAAGGCTGGTGGTTACCGCCAACCAGGCGGCCATCAATGCCGCCGTATTGGGCTGGGGCCTGACCCGGGTGCTGAGTTATCAGGTGGCGTCCAAAGTGGCCAGCGGCGAGCTGGAAATCGTTCTGCAGGACTTCGAGCAGCAGCCGCTGCCCGTGCACGTGGTGTATCAGGGGGGGCGCAAGGTGGCCGCCAAGGTGCGCGCCTTCGTCGACTTCTGCGAACAGCGCCTGAGCCAGGACCCGGCGCTCAATCCGAACCGGCAGAACTGA
- a CDS encoding LysR substrate-binding domain-containing protein: MDRQQQMQVFLAVSQTLSLAAAARQLELSAPTVTRAIDALEARLNLALLQRSTRGVLLTEAGERFAADCQRILAEVQEAEASASGLHSQPRGHLTVSAPLLFGQELMPAILLDYLQQYPEVQLYVRYLDRQPNLHEEGVDVAILAGALPDSSLFALKAGQIRRVVCASPAYLSRRGTPQHPNELGDHQIIHSSADARLTEWRFQVDGVIRHYPLRPRLSCSTNQAAIRAACADGGLTRCMSYQVHERLQRGELVEVLQGFGLPELPVHVVYREGRRAAARVRSFVDFAVSRLREHPALA, translated from the coding sequence ATGGACCGCCAGCAACAGATGCAGGTATTCCTCGCGGTCAGCCAGACCCTGAGTCTGGCCGCCGCCGCACGCCAGCTGGAACTCTCCGCGCCGACCGTGACCCGCGCCATCGACGCCCTGGAAGCCCGGCTGAACCTGGCGCTGCTGCAACGCAGCACTCGCGGCGTGCTGCTCACCGAAGCGGGTGAGCGCTTTGCCGCCGACTGCCAGCGCATTCTTGCCGAGGTCCAGGAGGCCGAAGCCTCGGCCAGCGGCCTGCACAGTCAGCCGCGCGGGCATCTGACGGTCAGCGCGCCCCTGCTGTTTGGCCAGGAGCTGATGCCGGCCATCCTCCTTGATTACCTGCAGCAGTATCCCGAGGTGCAGCTGTATGTGCGCTATCTGGACCGCCAGCCGAACCTGCACGAGGAAGGCGTGGATGTGGCGATCCTCGCCGGCGCCCTGCCCGATTCCTCACTGTTTGCCCTCAAGGCCGGGCAGATCCGCCGTGTGGTTTGTGCCAGCCCGGCCTACCTCAGCAGGCGTGGCACCCCGCAACACCCCAATGAACTGGGGGATCATCAGATTATCCATTCCAGCGCCGATGCACGGCTGACCGAGTGGCGCTTTCAGGTCGACGGCGTCATACGCCACTACCCGCTGCGCCCCCGGCTGAGCTGCAGCACCAATCAGGCGGCGATTCGCGCGGCCTGCGCCGATGGCGGGTTGACCCGTTGCATGAGCTATCAGGTGCATGAACGCCTGCAACGCGGCGAGCTGGTCGAGGTGCTGCAGGGGTTCGGTTTGCCTGAGCTGCCCGTACACGTGGTCTACCGTGAAGGCCGGCGCGCCGCCGCGCGGGTGCGTAGCTTTGTCGATTTTGCGGTGAGTCGTTTGCGCGAGCACCCGGCGCTGGCCTGA
- a CDS encoding glutathione S-transferase family protein, with protein sequence MSKPIKLFRHPLSGHAHRVELLLSLLNVPTELVFVDLAKGAHKSAEFLAMNPFGQVPVIDDNGVVLSDSNAILVYLAKKYDTSDQWLPKEPLAGAQVQRWLSVAAGPIASGPATARLITVFGAPYDAESTIARSYALLKVVEQELTGRPFLAGNLPTLADVASYTYIAHAPEGNVSLADYPQVRAWLARIEALPGFVPMQRTAVGLQSA encoded by the coding sequence ATGTCCAAGCCGATCAAACTCTTCCGTCATCCCCTCTCCGGCCACGCCCATCGCGTCGAGCTGCTCCTGTCGCTGCTGAATGTGCCGACCGAACTGGTGTTCGTCGATCTGGCCAAGGGCGCGCACAAATCGGCCGAATTCCTGGCCATGAACCCCTTCGGCCAGGTGCCGGTGATCGATGACAACGGCGTGGTGCTGAGCGACTCCAACGCCATCCTGGTGTACTTGGCGAAGAAGTACGACACCAGCGACCAGTGGCTGCCCAAGGAGCCGCTGGCAGGTGCGCAGGTACAGCGCTGGTTGTCCGTCGCCGCCGGGCCGATTGCCTCGGGCCCGGCTACCGCCCGCCTGATCACCGTGTTCGGTGCGCCTTATGACGCCGAATCGACCATTGCCCGCTCCTATGCCCTGCTCAAGGTGGTCGAGCAGGAGCTGACCGGCCGTCCCTTCCTCGCGGGCAACCTGCCGACTCTGGCCGATGTCGCCAGCTATACCTATATCGCCCACGCGCCGGAGGGCAATGTGTCGCTGGCCGACTACCCGCAGGTGCGTGCCTGGCTGGCCCGCATCGAAGCACTGCCGGGCTTCGTGCCGATGCAGCGCACTGCCGTCGGCCTGCAAAGCGCCTGA